One window of the Triticum dicoccoides isolate Atlit2015 ecotype Zavitan chromosome 3B, WEW_v2.0, whole genome shotgun sequence genome contains the following:
- the LOC119279445 gene encoding em-like protein: protein MAQQGKKATEMQDPEIRAEQVKKAPELQDSETRTQQVKKAPELQDPEIRAELDRRAREEGETVIKSGAGGKTLEAQERLAEGRKKGGLSRATGSGNERAEDEGGVVIEPDEKKLEEVKKDLGRE, encoded by the exons ATGGCACAGCAGGGGAAGAAGGCGACGGAGATGCAGGACCCGGAGATCAGGGCAGAGCAGGTGAAGAAGGCGCCGGAGCTGCAGGACTCGGAGACCCGGACACAGCAGGTGAAGAAGGCGCCGGAGCTGCAGGACCCGGAGATCCGGGCAGAGCTGGACCGCCGCGCCCGCGAGGAGGGCGAGACCGTCATCAAGAGCGGCGCCGGCGGCAAGACCCTCGAGGCGCAGGAGCGCCTGGCAGAAG GGCGTAAGAAGGGCGGGCTGAGCCGTGCGACTGGCTCCGGCAACGAGCGCGCCGAGGACGAGGGCGGGGTGGTGATCGAGCCGGACGAGAAGAAGCTCGAGGAGGTCAAGAAGGATCTCGGGCGCGAATGA